A window of Rhipicephalus microplus isolate Deutch F79 chromosome X, USDA_Rmic, whole genome shotgun sequence genomic DNA:
gacggctttaagctctcccatagtagagtactcttATGCCTGcaagtccacaccgaacgtccatgcctctgaaaaaggcaatctgtgtcaaggccagcacgcgaacccgcctgacgcgaacaactcaacggcgtcatcacgcggtggCGCCgatctgtcgcgcacgcacagcgagctccctcagcccacgagcccgtcgaagcaatcggcgacttccagtctggcgagtcttacgcaatgcgtggcggcgtcactcgtccttgggtccAGCCACGTGCATCGGCTCttgatttgatgagaatgacgcggcccaacCGCAacaccattggaggattctgacctcacggccagcggcgcttctggttggacactttgttactcaaagaatccacccggtgcatataaaaaaaagccctgcggcgcgtcgcgagcagtagacctatgtgtcagagaagagagctcggctcttcgagtctctcaactgtcagccccagtgccgaatttgtaacgcctctgtatctatgttgtacataaacctagtttaactcaccgtcgtctcgtccgctagtctatcagctctgcgcagaagcagtcgcgagctgacaaacctacgctaccaaacggctggtgaccttcccggcggagttcgaagcagtggcgctttcgggaccgtgttggcgtcaccgtctttcgtaacagtaccgagtactctaaatcattacctcctttttctaaacacagttttaagctctcctatagtagagtacctatagtactctgaatcgtttcCCACTCTTTCTAAATACATGAGCCTTCCTTAGGACAGCTGCTGTATAGTTTAGTACCTGGTGCCCCCAATCGCTGCATAccctttctaaacacacaaattgCAGGTCAAGAGCTGTGGATGGGTACTCGCCCGCCTCGACGGAGCCCACGTCCTCGTGGGGCggctaggtgttctgtggtggcgTCTCTTCGCTCCTGTGAAAAGGCGTAAACACAGCCCACATGGTGTACTGAGGCGCGTACAGTACTACATGCACCGCCTGAATTGTATCGTCTGCTGCGCTCCGCTCGTTTGCACGATGTCTGTCCCGTGCCAGCACCGTCAGAGGAGGTGCACAAAAATTATGTGCCAACCCTGCACCCATGCACCACCTATGTTATTCTGTTTTATCTATGCTCTTCTGCACATTTAATTTTGAATGGAAAGGTGGAGCCCCCTGTGAACTGGTTCAGGTCGCGCAGGTGAATCGAAGAGACCTTTCCTTCTTCCGTGGAACAGACCCAACCTGACCGGGACATAGAAGTGTGGcaccttgggctagttggtatggcgtgacgatatttatagcgcgagaacaaaacgacgacacagagacagttGCGCAATGCCTTCCTGCTTTAAGCAACTGAGATGTATTGCAGCAAAGCAgtcatttgggctagttggtaacgaTTCCTTTCAAATGCAAAAAATGGGGTGCAGCACAGCAAGGACCGAGAACGACAACACAGGCACAAGTGTGCGTGTATTGTCCCTGTTTTGTACTgcacccaacttttttttttcatttaaagcaACTGAGTATCAACAGGCATGACACTATGAACCCCAGACGAACCACATAAGCAGCAGGAAACCAAGGAAACGTTCAATAGCAGCAGAACGCGAAACACATGGGATCAATATGCATGCTTGCATGGGGTCCGTTCGATTCGCTAGCACCTTTCTAGACCAAATGACCATTTGCAAAAATCTGCACGACAAGTGGCTTTTCTGCAAGGTACAGAACCTTGCCAGAAAAAGGCATTGCTGAAGTCATGACATGAGCGTTTGTACACCCGCGCGGAGCCCAGCATGGCGGTGTGGCGTGGCCAAGGAGGTTTTATAgaactatagtgtactagaatatttctagtacactataatagaacctctggagtggcagTCCCGGCGGCCGCCAACGGGGCAAGTGAAGCcgccggcggccatattgctagaggaaaaacagggCGGAACCGCCATAGACCGCTATAGAATACGTGCGTTGCGCGCGTCGATTTGCAGTtctacgataaaaaaaaaatgaaatggaaaccacttttaggttacaccaacgaataaatgcctcttcttgtttatgaaacaaattatttcatgtacccattgtcagctgcacgctttcagatcaatctgttgtcgaGGAATGATTCGCATATATCGAGCTTGCTGGCGCAATATTGCGGTATAAAATAGTTGTAGTATATATAGGGGTTTAAAGAAATGTACCTGCAGATACTCAAGATCAAGGAGAACGCGACATTTGCTCGCCTATTTCatatatgtgcttgtgtgtgtgtcgggAGATTACCACAGAGAATATATATAAGGAAGTTTAAGTAATTAAAGCTAAAGTTAGAAAACAGAGGTAATTAGGCAAACTGGGAGTCGCCAGTAATTTTTCTAGAGTTATCGAATTCTAACCAATTTACAGGCTGAAATAAAACCGAAGTACCGATGTCGCGTGCAACCGAGGAACTCCAGTAGACGTACCCCAAATGAACCAtaagaacgattgcagtgacgttagttatgcataatattcatcaacttccgttggcgacgtgtgttgtcatgtccagcgcagccttcagagcctagaaacgaggtagctcgatgtttgatataacgccacTCACTCATTTTGGCAACTTTGTCTACCGacgttttggtttcggtttcttCGGCAAGATAGAACGGATTTCAAAGGTGTCTTatcttgttttagacgcaattgcttattttcgTGACTAAATTATATTGAAGCTACGTCAAGGAGGTAGAaactaacaggtttttgcagatgcgctcggaaagcaggaaaaatcgaaggtgcactgccacgccgcagtctggttgtctgccccgttctgtcgaagcagcattcttcgaaGTGAATGAAACAGAGGTGGTCACCATCCGTAGCCTtccaactatttcttcgaacagTACGTTCCCAGGCAGAACGCTGCGGACTCTCTTTCGGAAACCTGTAACACGGAAAATCACGGCATGGAATATTCTCTACGTTTGCGAATTCCTCGATAAACATGCGCGAGATACAATATTcactcgccaaaaaaaaaaatgtatgcacgccatcagtcttgccttgtaagacaacaccaactgctttacaaaagcatgtcacagtctccaaaggccactgcgagggcggagctacgaagcgcactttgtcgtctgctttcgagtctttccttttccaatatGGCGGCGACGGGCGTCACTTATCGGGGctagcacggaggaaggaaggaaggaaaggtacctttccttcctctgtgggggCATGGTCCCTCAATACTTAGTGTTGAGGGACCATGGTGAGGGCTAGGGTGGCTATCGGGGcgcacacggaggaaggaaaggtgcacCTCCACTCCACCTCCTTGGGCGAAGGCGACACACGTAGCCGGAAATAGTCGTTGACGAAACGTCCGCTTCTTTTTGGACCCACTCGAACAAGAACGGCCACCAACGGCTCTTATTTCCCGGGCAAAGTGACTTGCTTTTCGGTGTCGTTTTGTGATGCAATTTCGTGAGGTGTTGTTTGGGTGCCGTATCCTGCCGCCATCTCTTGCGTTTTTGTAAGAAATTTTGTGCTTTACGTGTGGCGATGGCTCTCAGTTAAAGTTCTTGATCCGGTACTGCTACTATGACCATTATTACTTAAATATCTGGCATGATTTTCCACGTGTATCTTTTTGTAAACAGAACTTACTCATGCTGCGAGGAATGTCAGTTCTGCGCAAGTGCAGCTTGCTAAATTTGATTGTCTCAGGGTGTGTTCTTGTGCTCTCTGGATAAATTTCAACGTAGAAATTAACCCTCCGGTTTCTTTTAAGTGTGCCTGATACCTTTGAATGGCTGAGGCACGACTTATTATTCTACTGTGGTTGAGATAATAGTAAACAAACGGCTGCACGAACCCTACTATTCTTGTGACGTAAACAGAGTGATCTTTAGCATTCCTGTGTTGGGTGACAAACCTTCGCGTCTAGACCTATTCTATTATGGACGCGTGGTAATCAGTTTGTAGCACTTCTTACTGACGATGTTATTTCAGATCGTAGGGAATATCGACCGATTGGCGATAGTCTCACTACAGTCTGCGAGGCATCACTAGCAGATACGAGTTGGTTCAACTTCAGCGTTTGGAGAGACGTAAAAGAAGTAAGTCACCTTTTAGTCAGCTTAGCTTGGAAAACACAAGTGCAGTAGTGCTTTAAAATGTATAATTGTCTTCGATAGTTCTAATCGATTGCGGGAGAAAACGGGCAGATAGTAATGTCATATTCACTGAAGGTGAAAGTAAATAATCCATTAAGAGCAAGTCTAATGGTAGTGAACCTGCAGGGttttctaaataaaataaaatattttaaagaGCCCTAGCAAACTAAGTCCTACGTTGTGTGCCATATTTGAGTACATGTACGTAAATTTAGTGTAACTTAAGGGATGATTTTGTGTGTACGCAATGTGACCCACATGTCAATTTTAAGCCCTGTGTGTTATAGGGCAGCTCAAAAATTTTAATCAGGTGCTCTGCTCTAGGAGAAAATTCTTCTTTTGGTTTGAAGAGTGGTATTTTACAAGAACACTTGCATATAAGTGCACTATTTGTCAGCTGGTTGCACATGGATTGGTTTTGTTGTGAAGGATGAGCTCTAAGTGCCACATAAAGGATTGAAGTTTTGGGGTGGCAGCATTTCTACCCAGTTTTAATGTGGCAGCAAGAACGTAGAGGAAAAATTAGAATCAAGAACTGacagtgaacattttttttttctgcttattaGATCCCTCATGGCCTAATGTACAGCTTTGTGAGATTACATCATTAGCTAATGCCACTGCCCTTCTTCAATAATTAGTTAGCTGTAGTACGGCACATGTTTTATCATGCAATTCTTTATGGATGCAGCTTGGTCCCGAATTCTTAAGGGAAATACTTAAATTGTTCATTGTTTTTGTTATGCTCACTACTGTTGATTAGCTGGCTGCCAAAATATTCGGTTTCAGCTCAATTCTGTGCCACATAGCTGTGATGCCACTGCAAGGTCGTTCATTCAATTATGCATTATTCAGGTGCTTCTGAATCTTTCATTGTAGTAAAGTATTGATATGTACTTCTGGCTCATGGTGTGTTTTGTGTGTTTCCCCTCCCAGGGCTTTTCCACCAGGAGAGCACATCTTGGCCTTGGCAGGCAGTGCCGAGGGGCCGCATGCAATGTAAGAGAGACCCCGAGTGGTGGGAAGCACTGATGGCACCACGCAAGGAAACGAGTGGCAGCAGCAGCGACAGTAGCAGCAGTATGAGTCGAGGCAAGCGTTCCGCACTGTTGAACAAGGACAGCGAAGAGTACCGCATCCTTCGGGCACGCAATAACTTGGCTGTCAAAAAGTCTCGTACCAAGTCCAAGCAGCGTGCCCAGGAGACACAGCAAAAGGTTGCACAACTGAGAGCAGAAAATGAAGCACTCGTGGCCAAAATCAAGATCCTAAACAAGGAGCTCAGCTTTCTTAAGGACCTTTTTTTGGCTCATGCTGGAGCCACAGGTGGTAGCCGTGGTGGTAACTGTGCAGTCCTTGAGGGTGTTGACCTGAGCTTCCTTAATGAGGATGACAACATGGATAACAAAGGAATTGTCTCCAAGAACGTCGGCTCCTAGTGCCAACAGCCCCGTGTTATCCCACTGCTTGTTTGTTGCAGTGATTTTCTATGTAGCTTGGTGGAAGGTTATTTCAACTTCAATCCGAGTGTTTCGGCCAAGCTGTAGGCTGGATGTTAACGTGTGCTCCTCTGCACAGTGATGCCATCTGCTTTCGGGACATTAGTTACTGCAATGAGCACTGGGGAAATGGGGTGTCAGTATATTTCATGCTTGTGTCCTACTGTTTTAAGTGTTCACCATTCTTCCATTGCccaggggtggaagtgctgcaccaATCGCACTATTCTGCGCCAATCTGACCTTCTTCGCCAGTCTGTAAATAAACGGCGATTTGCACGATAATTATCGATTGTAAGTGTAAACCTACAATTCTAGCCAATTTTGTCGCCGACCGTGGAACACTGAGCGCAGTTTACAGTTCACAAAGGACGCAACTGCATCCATATACAGTGTCTTGCGATGCCTCTCTTTATCGTCTTAGAATGAGCCGATTTATATGGAAGGAACTCATTCTGATCACGTGCGAACTATGCTTAGCACATGTGACACTCATTGAACTTTTTTAACTGCATGTCCAGTGTAGTCatttggggcattaaaccccacatatcaatctagtGTAGTTCTATCATGTAATTTGGCTCATTCATCCGGCTTGCTGTGCTCATCTCATCGCTGTTATCGTCGTGGTTTTCCCACAAAAGCGGTGGCGCCAACACAAGTAACTGTGAGTTATCCAgtaatacagtgaaacctcgacAATTTTTACGTGCTGTTGATGCGGCATGATCCTGCACTAAACGGCAGTGCGCATGCAAGTAAAGTGTGCATCTCTCGATGTGCGCCATCGCCACCAATAAACAAATATAGTAACACAGCAGATGCTGCCCAAAGTACCCACGAGAAAgtcttttcttcatatttttttttggaAAGAATAGAGGACAAGGAGCTACATGCAGAGACAACTGCTCAACTTGCGTGAGCGTTCACAAGGCCAAAACCGGCTATGATACAAGCAAAGGGGTAAATTTGCAGCATTGCACTTGATGTGTGAAAAAGAGTATAGTGAACATGAAAACAAGAGATAAACGTCGCTTATCTCTTGTTTTCCAAGTTATTTCAGCGTCAACTGTGGTGTTTAATGAtgggaacacacacacacttttgtgGGTAGTAAGCTATATTAGTACTGAATGTTTAGTAAAAACCATTGAAGTTCTTATTACAAAGAATGATATTGATTGACGGTAATATTTGGCCCTAAATCGCTGCTCCAAAACTGACTCGGATTTCTTCAAGAAACTCCTTTTGGTGCTGCGAACCTGCTTTTAAAACTCCCCTTTCTACAGcaccaaagctgctccaaaacggCATTATTCTTGCCCTTAGCTGCTCCAAAACACTGAAGTACACTTCCACCCCTGATTGCCTCATTTTCTTTGAAAAAATAAAATCCAATAAATGGCTCTATGTCATATTGAATTACATGTCACTCTTACAGACCATTTATTTTGCCTTATGACCCACCATGGCGAGTCAGCAGTTATAGTATTGGGTTGCTGGGTGTAAGGTCACAGTTGCAATTCCTTGCTGCCACAGCCGCAATCTCATTGGGATCGAATTAACAAAAAAGCTTGTGTCTTGTAGTGttgatgcacgttaaagagcattAGCTGGACGATCTGGCTGAATTGAATCCTGAGCCTTCCATTGTGATGTCTGTCGTAACCCATTGGTCAGTTTTGGGATTTTTGGTCATTTTTGGGACATTGGTCATTTTGGGATTCTGGCATTTTCTCTCAAAATTTGTCATTATTTTCAAAAAATAGATCAATTATATTTTTGTCATCTTTTAGGTGCTTGATGTATGTCCTCTTGCAATTTGTCTTTGAAATAATATCTGGGTTAATAAGGCAGCCGTCCAACAGCTTTTACTGGCATCAAGCAGTTTTTACTGGCATCGAGCAATACATTTTTTGTACTGAGCAAGTTTGTTATATATTTGTTTCTAGCCTGTTCTTGTTTAAGTTGCAGGAGTAAAAATGTTTTGAAAAGTTATGCGGTTTTCTGTTGTTTGCACAAACTTCTTTGTATTTCTGTGTATGTTTTATGTTTTGTATAAAGGTATATATTCACCTGCTTTCAAAGGAATGTAGCTTCTGCTGTGCATGTGCAATAATGTGTATTGTGCATAAGTTTTGCAAGCAAATAGTATTTCTTTGTTTCAGTGTtgctatactcggggacaactttggGCGGAACTACTGCTTCTGTACTCCTCCGCGAAGTAGTCTGGTTTGGCTCGCGTCTCAGACGACGGCCGTGTTCAAGTAATTCTACTGCACACAATTTGATATGTCTGCTTACACAATCGGTACCATTTGTAAGTAAAATTAAGCGCAAGCTCCTTCGGCGAGTCGACGGAATAGCTGGAGGGCGACGCCCGCTCACCTAAAGACGAAGACACCCTTTTGATTGTTAGGTGCACGTAAGACGTGCAACGCTTTCAGACGCGCGAAAACACATAAACGATTCTTCAGAAAGCAACAACAAATATTAATATCACCATGGTGCGTACAGTGTCTCTTTATATATAGCATCCAGTAGAAAATAATGTTCTTTCTTATCAATATCACGTGGAAAACACGGACGCATTTGCGGCACTATATTTTACagtggtggcacatgcccactttgcctccatagccttccctccattgccacagaaagttgtcctcGAGTATAGCAGGTATTTGCTCTGTGTTATATATAATTTGAGACTtctaaaaaaaaagccattttaaTATCTCTTAGCAACTTTCATGTGAAACATTGCATTGGAACTTTTCTGAATATTATGTGTTCATTATTTAAATCATTCAGTAAAGTGTTATCCATAGACAGAGTTAGAACATTTATCAGTTTTATAGATGGCATGAGCTGTAGTGCTGTGGACTGCATTCTGGTCTAATTTTGTGATTTTTGTTAATCGGTCTGTCCAGAGCAAATGCAGTAGATTGCGAAGACCTTCTCGGTCAGCCAAAtatttttgtccttttttctctTTGGCATTTCTGCAACTTCCACCTTCGTTTAAAAGTTCCTTGTTGCTATTAAGTTCATTTATTTTCATGAGGTGTGTGCAAATAGATTCAATTCTAACACAGATAGAATAgacctttttcttttgttagtggTTGATATCAGAATTTCTACATTAATTTGGACTTGTAGCCGTGCTTGTGCAGCTTGACAACAAATGCGAAGCAACATTCGCAGAAAGGAGAGGCAGGTAAATGGGATGGGTGTGAATTATTAATTCACAATGTCAACTGTTATGTAAAAGCATAAGCAGTGATACAATAGGCGAGTTTTCTAGTTGAATTGGCCTATGAAGAAATACAGCTCTTGTGCATATGCACGATTTTCTTAGTAACTGCATTTGTGCTTGTGGAAAACAGTTTCCAGTTAAGTATTCGTGTCTTGAACTTTGCTGTTTCTATTTGGGCAAAGTCATTAAATATTTGGCCAATCTTGTATCGACTCCTTCAACAAGCAAGTGCTATACTGCTATGTGCATCTGGTAACATGCTCTTTCTTTAATTCAGTGCTTTAATTGTCACCAGGTTCAAGCCCCTCCTCTTTGTTTTCAATTTATAAGCTTCTCTTTTGAGATGAAATCCAGTTAATGATAGTATTAGCTGCATCTAATTCAATTGATATATGaagctcgtttttcgtgtgtgTTTGTATTCATATAGAAATTGCACTTTTAATGCCCCTAGTTTTCATAACTGCAAGGACCATATTCTTGGGATTGCTCTAACTTTGTAAGAAGCGAGGTGTGCTGGGTGTGTAGTATTAATGTCTATGCCAATTTTCATACAAGCTATGCAAGAATCTTGTAAAGGACCATTGCTTGTGGGAAGTTGCTTATACAATAATGTTTTGGCACAGATTAATTTTGAGCATGGGGTTGATATATTAAAGATTCATAAAATTTTGTTACCCTTCATGAATGCTATTCAGGAGTTGGGCGTTTCTGTTATCAGGACTATATTCTTTATCACATAGTCTAAATAATCCGCTTGCATCTATGCAAAGCGTTATGCAAGTGCACACGTATGTTAGCATGCTATATATATTGATTGAAGTAGCTATGCTCATTACGCAGTTGTGCCTTTGTCTACCTCCTCTTAGTTaagttttattttctttgtaacaTCAACATAAGTAACATATTTCATACTGCAGCATACCTTCAATTTTGCTGTTATCTTTTAGTACATGCATT
This region includes:
- the LOC119176729 gene encoding CCAAT/enhancer-binding protein gamma; the protein is MQCKRDPEWWEALMAPRKETSGSSSDSSSSMSRGKRSALLNKDSEEYRILRARNNLAVKKSRTKSKQRAQETQQKVAQLRAENEALVAKIKILNKELSFLKDLFLAHAGATGGSRGGNCAVLEGVDLSFLNEDDNMDNKGIVSKNVGS